In one Halosimplex halophilum genomic region, the following are encoded:
- a CDS encoding protein phosphatase 2C domain-containing protein gives MSELRFGRGTVVSDTVRAVNEDLGIARPTVAWVLDGATGVGEIRHTPGRTDAEWYVERLSGALLDRVHRTDDSLTAVVRDAVSEVSAAFESVAGDADIDPASEPSAAGAIVRVDGPTLEYLVLCDCSLLVHRNGQLVDHVTDARIESLEARSLSVFKRHRANGLDAEDAREAVVPTLRKHRRRKNTPGNYWVLSTDPDAVDHALTGTVAVEAGDKVCLLTDGLARLVDTYDHFADWAGVAAALDDAGPDVLLEPLRRIERADPEARTHPRLKCADDATLVRLGIETVDDQRRV, from the coding sequence ATGTCCGAGCTGCGGTTCGGTCGCGGGACGGTCGTCTCCGACACCGTCCGGGCGGTCAACGAGGACCTCGGCATCGCGCGGCCGACCGTTGCGTGGGTCCTCGACGGCGCGACCGGCGTCGGCGAGATCCGACACACGCCGGGGCGAACCGACGCCGAGTGGTACGTCGAGCGACTCTCCGGGGCGCTGCTCGACCGGGTTCACCGCACTGATGACTCGCTCACCGCGGTCGTCCGCGACGCCGTCAGCGAAGTAAGCGCGGCGTTCGAGTCAGTTGCGGGCGACGCCGACATCGACCCGGCCAGCGAGCCGTCGGCCGCCGGCGCCATAGTCAGAGTAGACGGCCCGACGCTGGAGTATCTCGTCCTCTGTGACTGCTCGCTGCTCGTTCATCGGAACGGCCAACTGGTCGACCACGTGACGGACGCGCGCATCGAGTCGCTCGAAGCCCGGTCGCTGTCGGTGTTCAAGCGCCACCGGGCGAACGGACTCGACGCCGAGGACGCCCGGGAGGCGGTGGTCCCGACGCTTCGCAAGCACCGCCGGCGGAAGAACACGCCGGGCAACTACTGGGTATTGAGCACGGATCCCGACGCTGTCGACCACGCTCTGACTGGAACGGTCGCCGTCGAGGCCGGCGACAAGGTCTGTCTGCTCACCGACGGCCTGGCCCGGCTGGTCGACACCTACGATCACTTCGCGGACTGGGCTGGCGTCGCCGCGGCGCTCGACGACGCGGGACCGGACGTGCTGTTAGAACCCCTGCGACGGATCGAACGTGCCGACCCCGAAGCCCGCACTCACCCGCGACTCAAATGTGCCGACGATGCGACGCTCGTCCGACTCGGCATAGAGACGGTGGACGACCAGCGAAGGGTATAG
- a CDS encoding DUF7576 family protein: MPKGGRSPSDEPLEATGEAPTVTHCTTCGARIDPTVWHPVATDFDDDGEFHLYAFCSIECRDRWKREPSDTPSRK; the protein is encoded by the coding sequence ATGCCTAAGGGGGGCCGCTCCCCGTCGGATGAACCACTGGAGGCCACTGGAGAGGCACCCACAGTCACTCACTGCACGACTTGCGGCGCCCGGATCGACCCGACAGTGTGGCACCCGGTGGCGACAGACTTCGACGATGACGGCGAGTTCCATCTGTACGCGTTCTGCAGCATCGAATGCCGGGATAGATGGAAACGAGAACCATCGGACACCCCCTCACGAAAATGA
- a CDS encoding HalOD1 output domain-containing protein, translating to MTSIIETSESESVSQQVIAEVAVTAGKDPLEMEPLYTRVDPDCLEAIFSDDAQMATREHGQISFPMAGCHVVVEANGTINVTERGEPAETAVPSGQASGASNAAESPD from the coding sequence ATGACCTCCATCATTGAAACCAGCGAGTCGGAATCTGTGAGCCAGCAAGTCATCGCAGAAGTCGCGGTAACGGCCGGGAAAGACCCGTTAGAGATGGAACCACTCTACACACGGGTTGACCCGGACTGCCTGGAGGCCATCTTCTCCGACGATGCTCAGATGGCCACCCGTGAACACGGTCAGATCTCATTCCCGATGGCCGGGTGTCACGTCGTCGTGGAAGCGAACGGGACCATCAACGTCACAGAGCGCGGTGAGCCAGCAGAGACAGCGGTACCGAGTGGACAGGCAAGCGGTGCGTCGAACGCCGCGGAATCACCGGACTAA